The proteins below are encoded in one region of Oncorhynchus kisutch isolate 150728-3 linkage group LG14, Okis_V2, whole genome shotgun sequence:
- the tdrd6b gene encoding tudor domain-containing protein 6, protein MCSIPGLPIPGSQVTVLITRVNLNPICSLVELWGNFDQERQHAYQQMRRGVQIPRQRFCESEGNPGDLCLAHLNGTWHRARIISRHGHHYNVFLIDEGRAHVATNNTLAWGQNDCFLLPPEVEFCVLANVSPLSHENKWTPTASDFLESLCGKTVNGMVQDVLMPDRTVLLYIPIINKHMYEVGFARKLPSDKFKQLVLSSLNFPKSQVSSTETLPPTVSHKRTDAGREIEKFQQFFYPELLTDFIETVEVTEVINPRRIFCKLSIFSQELKKLSEQINEYYEGRSTFCKARQTASGAPCAARGSNGKWYRSLLQQDIGSESAVEVLLVDNGKTDFVHVGDIRPLAAKFFRMPVVTYVCSLHGIEDRGIGWTVDEIKYLKSVLLHKTVIAKFEYHNLSEGINCVTLYGDDNVNINNLFGVKERCLLESERPPPRVTEESFATDIQNSVHPLTTPHLPSATETVLNEHWFQVGINLEVKVSCIESPAKFWCQRAQESTSLQILMQEMQYHYTSSPPQQIDGDICVALDHDNGMWYRARIVENDRSPHVDVRFIDYGQTRRVSLQDLRPLDPVFRRLKTQAFQCFLQNLNTPTSPVPAEWSDAASSEFQKFVDSTADSNVGLKCTVHAVMRDTQGLVINMVDIETPVQSACKLLVQKGVKAPAPLKSLPLSSAPPDTENFSLHNIEVGGKEKVWITSAKSVAHFYGQLERNSHVNDKLTKDLQHFCHQPLQSTNCPQSLETVCFAKYTDNQWYRGQIKATHPTLEVHFVDYGDTVTLSQSDILPCPVEAVSLMSVPVQAVPFGLFGVPEDVSQEVNRWFEKHATDLRFTITAVAKDSGGKILVELYDGTTHINEMVREKLKEARPGKEIILVQSPSLSSKLSTTSRCADQFQTKLNLPECVQMPTSQDWAARGTVIKHSSTAMCFTSPQRRVGQSTPQQSLLDKPEKKPMVEHDGQMCRFSKLTDLPSRPLKPGLVTEVYVSHCNSHSSFFIQLTKDEDDIFSLVEKLNGSQSSCDATPVDLNELQLGDLVNAEYPEDSSWYRAVVRRKPGNGTVHVEFIDFGNEAIIPSLKVKQLDKQFIEYPRFSIHCVLSRITNANNKETWEEDVTSMIKKATTTENAEKKLACAFMKETGSVWEVSLEDQGIVLAHSLVEASQTDRADVSQLSCSGENTIPLLYKKPSVSQNQALDVYASSIVEPNYFWCQHANSEELYRISRIVQEFVNSALQDPVLMDTLNPRSPCLAFFAEDNQWYRAQIVHKTNDLFTVLFVDYGNESEVDLKAIRSIPPPLLESAPQAFLCSLAGVEHPEGAWDNNTVDEFYQLIVDKPLKVTVQKMYNDLESLPTQYQVKVECEEHVINDLMRSYLHCSDLHVHSKTECADELFSSDMTISNETLNRSEYKRLTQEITPKLNSTEVPVMDRSPSTTQCSGDTLAVRTISYNGLAGVSSSGSNVPSESVPKLETLPKRSIKPGWVADVYVSQCNSPSSFFVQLVEDEKCLFSLVESLNSDQSDGVALKNVANPQPGDLVNSEFPDDCSWYRAVILETNGEDKIHVQYIDFGNEALISPLKVCRLDTQFLEHPRFSIHCSLSGLADTKYKGLEQEICCQFKKVAGADSARKWECKFIKDTGSTWEVCLDQNIILTDSLNMCCSAGDSTHLDRQSPSSGSLPSQIERSDREHNTQLQFWKLDIFLGQTLDVYASSIAGPGYFWCQYANSEELSEISKVCQLIGNSEHKDTVLMSTLSPGSLCLALFAEDEQWYRAQIVSKMDVISVVFVDYGNESETDLKSLKSVPPQLLEHPPQAFLCSLAEFENSEGSWDDNALDGFHELLADKPLKVTVQNMDNNNKLPIPQYQVKVECEELIVNDFMKTCWRSSPTESQSEEAANHCNCQREEPDD, encoded by the exons ATGTGTTCCATTCCTGGATTGCCAATTCCAGGATCCCAAGTCACAGTTCTCATTACAAGGGTAAACCTAAATCCTATCTGTTCTCTAGTGGAATTATGGGGAAACTTTGATCAAGAAAGGCAACATGCTTACCAGCAAATGAGAAGGGGAGTTCAGATTCCCAGACAGAGGTTTTGTGAATCAGAAGGAAACCCCGGAGACTTGTGTCTAGCTCATCTGAATGGAACCTGGCACAGAGCTAGGATCATTTCTAGACATGGGCATCATTACAATGTGTTTCTCATTGATGAAGGGAGAGCTCATGTTGCTACAAACAACACCTTAGCATGGGGTCAGAATGACTGTTTTCTTTTACCTCCAGAAGTGGAGTTCTGTGTTCTTGCCAATGTATCCCCCTTATCCCATGAAAACAAATGGACTCCAACAGCCTCAGATTTTTTGGAGTCTCTTTGCGGCAAAACGGTCAATGGAATGGTTCAGGATGTATTGATGCCAGACAGAACAGTCCTCCTTTATATTCCGATCATTAACAAACATATGTATGAAGTCGGCTTTGCCAGAAAACTCCCCAGTGACAAGTTCAAACAACTTGTTCTATCGTCTCTGAACTTTCCAAAGAGTCAGGTCTCCTCCACAGAGACATTGCCACCTACAGTGTCACACAAACGGACTGATGCTGGGAGAGAAATTGAGAAGTTTCAACAATTCTTCTATCCAGAACTGCTAACAGACTTCATTGAGACTGTGGAAGTCACAGAGGTGATAAACCCACGGCGTATCTTCTGCAAACTCTCAATTTTCTCTCAGGAGCTGAAGAAACTCTCTGAGCAGATTAATGAATACTATGAAGGAAGATCTACTTTTTGCAAGGCCAGACAGACGGCCTCAGGCGCTCCATGTGCAGCAAGAGGGAGCAATGGCAAGTGGTATCGATCTCTGCTACAGCAGGACATTGGATCAGAGAGTGCTGTGGAAGTACTACTTGTCGATAATGGGAAGACCGACTTTGTCCATGTGGGTGACATCAGACCACTGGCTGCCAAGTTCTTCAGAATGCCAGTTGTAACTTATGTTTGCTCCCTCCACGGTATTGAGGACAGAGGCATTGGATGGACAGTGGATGAAATCAAGTATCTGAAATCTGTGCTGCTGCACAAGACTGTCATTGCCAAATTTGAATATCACAACTTGTCAGAGGGCATCAACTGTGTGACACTCTATGGAGACGACAATGTAAACATCAACAATCTttttggagtgaaagagagatgtCTTCTGGAGTCAGAGAGGCCTCCACCACGAGTCACAGAGGAAAGCTTTGCCACAGACATACAAAACAGTGTGCATCCCCTTACCACTCCACACCTTCCGTCAGCAACAGAGACTGTCCTCAATGAACATTGGTTCCAGGTAGGAATCAACTTGGAAGTCAAAGTATCTTGCATTGAAAGTCCGGCAAAATTCTGGTGCCAGAGGGCACAGGAGAGTACAAGTCTTCAGATCCTTATGCAAGAAATGCAGTATCATTATACCTCCAGTCCTCCACAGCAAATTGATGGAGACATTTGTGTTGCTCTGGATCATGACAATGGTATGTGGTACAGAGCACGGATTGTTGAGAATGATCGGTCTCCCCATGTAGATGTGCGGTTCATAGATTACGGACAAACCAGGCGTGTCTCTCTGCAGGACTTGCGCCCCCTGGACCCAGTGTTTCGAAGACTGAAGACCCAGGCCTTTCAGTGTTTCCTGCAGAATCTGAACACTCCTACAAGTCCTGTTCCAGCAGAGTGGAGTGATGCTGCCTCATCGGAGTTCCAGAAGTTTGTAGATTCCACTGCTGACTCTAATGTAGGATTGAAATGCACCGTACATGCAGTCATGCGTGACACCCAAGGCTTGGTGATTAATATGGTAGATATTGAAACACCAGTTCAAAGTGCATGCAAACTTCTGGTTCAGAAAGGAGTAAAGGCCCCAGCTCCTCTAAAATCTCTTCCACTTTCTTCTGCCCCGCCCGACACAGAAAACTTCTCATTACACAACATTGAAgttggagggaaagagaaggtgtGGATAACTAGTGCAAAAAGTGTTGCTCACTTCTATGGCCAGCTTGAAAGAAATTCTCATGTGAATGACAAATTGACAAAAGATCTTCAGCATTTTTGCCACCAACCACTGCAGAGCACAAACTGTCCTCAATCACTAGAAACGGTTTGTTTTGCTAAATACACTGATAACCAGTGGTACAGAGGACAGATTAAAGCAACACATCCAACCCTTGAGGTTCACTTTGTGGATTATGGGGACACAGTCACATTGAGTCAATCAGACATCCTTCCCTGTCCTGTAGAAGCCGTCTCGCTCATGTCAGTTCCTGTGCAAGCTGTTCCATTTGGACTCTTCGGTGTTCCAGAAGATGTATCCCAAGAGGTCAACCGCTGGTTTGAAAAGCATGCCACAGACCTGCGCTTTACTATCACAGCGGTGGCTAAAGACTCTGGTGGAAAGATTTTAGTTGAACTGTATGACGGAACAACACATATAAATGAGATGGTTAGAGAGAAGCTAAAAGAGGCGAGACCGGGAAAAGAAATCATTTTAGTCCAATCGCCTTCTCTGAGCTCTAAACTATCAACTACTTCAAGATGCGCAGATCAATTTCAGACCAAATTGAATTTGCCAGAATGTGTGCAAATGCCAACATCTCAGGATTGGGCTGCGAGGGGAACAGTAATAAAGCACAGTAGCACTGCAATGTGTTTCACATCCCCGCAAAGAAGAGTTGGACAGTCTACTCCTCAGCAGTCACTGTTGGACAAACCTGAAAAGAAGCCCATGGTTGAACATGATGGACAGATGTGTCGTTTCTCCAAACTCACAGACCTTCCCTCAAGACCCTTGAAACCAGGGTTGGTAACAGAGGTGTATGTTTCACACTGTAACAGCCACTCTAGTTTCTTTATTCAGTTGACAAAGGATGAAGATGATATATTCTCTCTTGTGGAGAAACTAAATGGCTCACAGTCATCTTGTGATGCCACTCCAGTTGACTTGAACGAACTGCAGCTCGGTGACTTGGTGAATGCGGAGTATCCTGAAGACAGCTCATGGTATCGTGCAGTCGTTAGGCGCAAACCTGGGAATGGAACCGTTCATGTTGAATTCATAGACTTTGGAAATGAAGCAATTATTCCATCCCTGAAAGTGAAACAACTCGACAAGCAGTTCATAGAATATCCCAGGTTCAGTATTCACTGTGTACTTAGTAGAATAACTAATGCTAACAACAAAGAGACATGGGAGGAAGATGTCACATCGATGATCAAAAAGGCTACAACAACAGAAAACGCTGAGAAGAAACTGGCATGCGCATTCATGAAGGAGACCGGATCAGTTTGGGAGGTCAGTCTAGAAGATCAAGGTATTGTGTTGGCACATTCGTTAGTTGAAGCTAGTCAAACAGACAGAGCAGATGTATcacaactgtcttgttcaggTGAAAACACGATTCCCCTGCTGTACAAGAAGCCAAGCGTTTCCCAAAACCAGGCTTTAGATGTCTATGCGTCCTCTATAGTTGAACCTAACTACTTCTGGTGTCAACATGCAAACTCTGAGGAGCTTTACAGGATCTCAAGAATTGTTCAAGAGTTTGTAAACTCTGCCCTGCAGGACCCTGTCCTAATGGATACCCTGAACCCCAGAAGTCCTTGTCTGGCTTTCTTTGCTGAAGACAACCAATGGTATCGAGCTCAGATCGTTCACAAAACTAATGATCTTTTCACTGTTCTTTTTGTGGACTATGGAAATGAGTCCGAAGTTGATCTCAAGGCGATAAGGTCAATTCCACCTCCGCTACTAGAGAGCGCCCCTCAGGCCTTCCTGTGTTCTCTGGCTGGAGTTGAGCACCCAGAAGGCGCCTGGGATAACAACACTGTTGATGAGTTTTACCAGCTTATCGTTGACAAACCACTGAAAGTTACAGTTCAGAAAATGTATAATGATCTGGAAAGTCTCCCCACACAATACCAGGTCAAAGTGGAGTGTGAGGAGCATGTTATCAACGACTTGATGAGAAGTTACTTGCATTGCTCTGATTTGCACGTCCACAGCAAAACAGAGTGTGCTGACGAGCTCTTCTCCTCTGACATGACCATTTCAAATGAAACCTTGAACCGGTCTGAGTATAAACGTCTTACACAAGAAATAACTCCCAAATTGAATTCCACTGAGGTTCCAGTGATGGATAGATCACCAAGCACCACGCAATGTTCAGGAGACACTCTGGCAGTCAGGACAATCTCTTATAATGGTCTTGCAGGAGTCTCCTCAAGTGGATCCAATGTTCCTTCCGAGAGtgtccccaaacttgaaactcttCCAAAACGATCAATAAAACCAGGTTGGGTAGCagatgtctatgtttcacaaTGCAACAGTCCATCAAGTTTCTTTGTTCAATTAGTAGAGGATGAAAAGTGTCTGTTCTCTCTTGTGGAAAGTCTCAATTCTGACCAATCAGATGGTGTTGCACTCAAGAACGTTGCCAATCCGCAGCCAGGGGATCTGGTGAATTCTGAGTTTCCAGATGACTGTTCCTGGTATCGTGCAGTCATTCTAGAAACAAATGGAGAAGACAAAATTCATGTGCAATACATAGACTTTGGTAATGAAGCATTAATTTCACCCCTCAAGGTTTGCAGGCTGGACACCCAGTTCCTGGAGCACCCAAGATTTAGCATCCATTGTTCTTTAAGTGGACTTGCGGACACTAAATACAAAGGATTGGAGCAGGAAATTTGTTGCCAATTCAAAAAAGTTGCAGGTGCGGACAGTGCAAGGAAATGGGAATGTAAGTTCATCAAAGACACTGGATCCACTTGGGAGGTCTGTCTGGACCAGAACATCATACTAACAGATTCACTAAATATGTGTTGTTCAGCTGGAGACTCTACTCACCTTGACCGACAAAGCCCAAGTTCTGGATCTTTGCCATCCCAGATAGAGAGGAGTGACAGAGAGCATAATACACAGCTGCAATTCTGGAAACTGGATATATTCCTGGGACAGACATTGGATGTGTACGCCTCCTCCATAGCGGGCCCTGGTTATTTCTGGTGCCAGTATGCAAACTCTGAGGAGCTTTCTGAAATCTCTAAAGTTTGTCAGCTCATTGGAAACTCTGAGCATAAGGACACAGTCCTCATGTCTACACTGAGTCCTGGAAGTCTTTGTCTGGCTCTCTTTGCCGAAGACGAGCAATGGTATCGAGCTCAGATTGTTAGCAAAATGGATGTTATCTCTGTTGTCTTTGTGGATTATGGAAATGAGTCAGAAACTGATTTGAAGTCTTTGAAGTCTGTTCCACCTCAGCTACTAGAACACCCTCCTCAGGCCTTTCTGTGTTCCCTGGCTGAATTTGAGAACTCAGAAGGCAGCTGGGATGACAACGCCCTTGATGGGTTTCATGAGCTCCTTGCTGATAAGCCGCTGAAAGTGACAGTTCAGAACATGGATAATAATAACAAGCTCCCCATTCCTCAATACCAAGTGAAAGTAGAGTGTGAGGAACTGATTGTGAATGACTTCATGAAGACTTGCTGGAGAAGCTCCCCCACCGAGTCTCAATCAG AGGAAGCGGCTAATCATTGTAACTGTCAACGGGAAGAACCTGATGATTGA